One Phocoena sinus isolate mPhoSin1 chromosome 14, mPhoSin1.pri, whole genome shotgun sequence genomic region harbors:
- the RHOF gene encoding rho-related GTP-binding protein RhoF, whose translation MDNPGAPAPTAAPGPGKKELKIVIVGDGGCGKTSLLMVYSQGSFPEHYAPSVFEKYTASVTVGSKEVTLNLYDTAGQEDYDRLRPLSYQNTQLVLICYDVMNPTSYDNVLIKWFPEVTHFCRGIPMVLIGCKTDLRKDKEQLRKLRAAQLEPITYTQGQSACEQIQAALYLECSAKFRENVEDVFREAAKVALSALKKAQRQKRHRLCLLL comes from the exons ATGGACAACCCTGGGGCCCCAGCCCCGACTGCCGCCCCGGGCCCAGGCAAGAAGGAGCTGAAAATCGTGATTGTGGGCGACGGCGGCTGCGGCAAGACTTCGCTGCTCATGGTGTACAGCCAGGGGTCCTTCCCCGAG CACTACGCCCCATCCGTGTTCGAGAAGTACACGGCCAGCGTGACCGTGGGCAGCAAGGAGGTGACCCTGAACTTATACGACACCGCCG GGCAGGAAGATTATGACCGGCTGCGGCCCCTGTCCTACCAGAACACCCAGCTCGTGCTCATCTGCTATGACGTCATGAACCCCACCAGCTATGACAACGTTCTCATCAAG TGGTTCCCGGAGGTCACCCACTTCTGCCGTGGGATCCCTATGGTGCTCATTGGCTGCAAGACAGACCTGAGGAAAGACAAGGAGCAGCTGCGCAAGCTCCGGGCGGCCCAGCTGGAGCCCATCACCTACACGCAG ggcCAGAGCGCCTGCGAGCAGATCCAAGCCGccctctacctggaatgttcTGCCAAGTTTCGGGAGAACGTGGAGGACGTTTTCCGAGAGGCCGCCAAAGTTGCCCTCAGTGCTCTGAAGAAAGCACAGCGGCAGAAACGACACCGCCTGTGCCTGCTGCTTTGA